One Homalodisca vitripennis isolate AUS2020 unplaced genomic scaffold, UT_GWSS_2.1 ScUCBcl_2987;HRSCAF=8205, whole genome shotgun sequence DNA window includes the following coding sequences:
- the LOC124372355 gene encoding uncharacterized protein LOC124372355 isoform X1, with amino-acid sequence MIAEVDKLNFSYRSLNHQNIPAIAIYQSPSPTMLKYKLMKTGGDSDKYQLIEPGGEIYFPGDELFFPADKSISSTKSSTQEKNLPLNVKKEENIAEVISELDTTSQVPSSTAEETQDSDPTKKADFFWAPKELLPKVAKSLFMCKLVKSDSTTESDPCALLESTISLISNLVFKYITSVTNNNQHQVIVGLELDNRHLKLGTGVARNIQNAKLIAAHKSVHMLQEHCKVIVPNFHYFAEGGVPQFIQNSSPRLTNVYEIASKGSDQPGFYSMLQRFMSNKLQDLFFLSSEFSNTERNGIVNFCRSCTLNGLGWRLFGPVGPRLGPEDLVTTQNVCVYKKKSLMTLVKELIVSGGVTEKYHYYTVKAGESIRNITETIMKNEEDLKRSQNCLDDCPDYYNSSCAKKKLVPATP; translated from the exons TGAGGTCGACAAACTAAATTTCTCGTACCGTTCTTTGAACCACCAGAACATTCCAGCAATCGCCATCTACCAATCGCCATCACCAACAATGTTGAAATATAAGCTGATGAAGACAGGTGGAGACAGTGATAAATACCAACTTATAGAACCTGGTGGGGAAATTTACTTCCCGGGGGACGAACTCTTCTTTCCTGCTGATAAATC GATATCTAGTACAAAATCTTCGACACAAGAGAAAAATCTaccattaaatgtaaaaaaagaagaaaatattgcTGAAGTTATAAGTGAACTGGATACTACTTCACAAGTTCCTTCATCCACAGCAG AGGAGACACAAGACAGTGACCCAACTAAAAAGGCTGATTTCTTTTGGGCCCCTAAGGAACTTTTGCCCAAGGTGGCGAAGTCTTTGTTTATGTGCAAGCTTGTGAAGAGCGACAGCACCACAGAGTCGGACCCATGTGCGCTTCTAGAGTCCACCATTTCTCTTATCAGCAATTTAGTATTTAAGTATATCACTTCAGTCACAAACAATAA CCAACACCAAGTAATTGTGGGGCTCGAGTTGGACAACAGACATCTGAAGCTTGGGACGGGCGTGGCAAGAAACATTCAAAATGCCAAACTGATAGCAGCTCACAAGTCAGTGCACATGTTACAGGAGCACTGCAAAGTTATTGTG CCGAATTTCCATTACTTTGCAGAGGGTGGAGTTCCGCAGTTCATACAGAATAGTTCTCCCAGGTTGACAAATGTTTATGA AATTGCTAGTAAAGGCTCAGATCAACCAGGATTTTACTCGATGTTACAACGTTTCATGAGTAATAAACTTCAAGATTTGTTTTTTCTCTCTTCAGAATTTTCCAATACAGagagaaatggaattgtaaa TTTTTGCAGATCTTGTACTCTGAATGGATTGGGGTGGAGATTGTTCGGTCCAGTTGGGCCCCGACTGGGGCCAGAAGATCTTGTCACAACCCAAAACGTTTGCGTGTACAAGAAGAAGAGCTTAATGACCTTGGTAAAGGAGTTAATAGTCAGTGGTGGAGTCACTGAAAAGTATCATTACTACACTGTGAAAGCTGGAGAG AGTATACGAAATATAACagaaacaataatgaaaaatgaagaagacttgaaaagaAGTCAGAACTGCCTTGATGATTGTCCTGACTACTACAACTCGTCTTGCGCTAAAAAAAAACTTGTGCCAGCTACGCCATGA
- the LOC124372355 gene encoding uncharacterized protein LOC124372355 isoform X2 gives MIAEVDKLNFSYRSLNHQNIPAIAIYQSPSPTMLKYKLMKTGGDSDKYQLIEPGGEIYFPGDELFFPADKSISSTKSSTQEKNLPLNVKKEENIAEVISELDTTSQVPSSTAEETQDSDPTKKADFFWAPKELLPKVAKSLFMCKLVKSDSTTESDPCALLESTISLISNLVFKYITSVTNNNQHQVIVGLELDNRHLKLGTGVARNIQNAKLIAAHKSVHMLQEHCKVIVPNFHYFAEGGVPQFIQNSSPRLTNVYEIASKGSDQPGFYSMLQRFMSNKLQDLFFLSSEFSNTERNGIVKSCTLNGLGWRLFGPVGPRLGPEDLVTTQNVCVYKKKSLMTLVKELIVSGGVTEKYHYYTVKAGESIRNITETIMKNEEDLKRSQNCLDDCPDYYNSSCAKKKLVPATP, from the exons TGAGGTCGACAAACTAAATTTCTCGTACCGTTCTTTGAACCACCAGAACATTCCAGCAATCGCCATCTACCAATCGCCATCACCAACAATGTTGAAATATAAGCTGATGAAGACAGGTGGAGACAGTGATAAATACCAACTTATAGAACCTGGTGGGGAAATTTACTTCCCGGGGGACGAACTCTTCTTTCCTGCTGATAAATC GATATCTAGTACAAAATCTTCGACACAAGAGAAAAATCTaccattaaatgtaaaaaaagaagaaaatattgcTGAAGTTATAAGTGAACTGGATACTACTTCACAAGTTCCTTCATCCACAGCAG AGGAGACACAAGACAGTGACCCAACTAAAAAGGCTGATTTCTTTTGGGCCCCTAAGGAACTTTTGCCCAAGGTGGCGAAGTCTTTGTTTATGTGCAAGCTTGTGAAGAGCGACAGCACCACAGAGTCGGACCCATGTGCGCTTCTAGAGTCCACCATTTCTCTTATCAGCAATTTAGTATTTAAGTATATCACTTCAGTCACAAACAATAA CCAACACCAAGTAATTGTGGGGCTCGAGTTGGACAACAGACATCTGAAGCTTGGGACGGGCGTGGCAAGAAACATTCAAAATGCCAAACTGATAGCAGCTCACAAGTCAGTGCACATGTTACAGGAGCACTGCAAAGTTATTGTG CCGAATTTCCATTACTTTGCAGAGGGTGGAGTTCCGCAGTTCATACAGAATAGTTCTCCCAGGTTGACAAATGTTTATGA AATTGCTAGTAAAGGCTCAGATCAACCAGGATTTTACTCGATGTTACAACGTTTCATGAGTAATAAACTTCAAGATTTGTTTTTTCTCTCTTCAGAATTTTCCAATACAGagagaaatggaattgtaaa ATCTTGTACTCTGAATGGATTGGGGTGGAGATTGTTCGGTCCAGTTGGGCCCCGACTGGGGCCAGAAGATCTTGTCACAACCCAAAACGTTTGCGTGTACAAGAAGAAGAGCTTAATGACCTTGGTAAAGGAGTTAATAGTCAGTGGTGGAGTCACTGAAAAGTATCATTACTACACTGTGAAAGCTGGAGAG AGTATACGAAATATAACagaaacaataatgaaaaatgaagaagacttgaaaagaAGTCAGAACTGCCTTGATGATTGTCCTGACTACTACAACTCGTCTTGCGCTAAAAAAAAACTTGTGCCAGCTACGCCATGA